The Sesamum indicum cultivar Zhongzhi No. 13 linkage group LG1, S_indicum_v1.0, whole genome shotgun sequence genome includes a window with the following:
- the LOC105156724 gene encoding subtilisin-like protease SBT1.7, translating into MAQMPILSLICALILQLSLVIANDVSLETYIVHVDLPGSPMLSDQSQDLESWYESFLPTTIASSIETPRMVYSYRNVFPGFAAKLTSEEVKVMEKKKGFISARPQQVLPLHTTHTPNFLGLHQNMGFWRDSNYGKGIIIGVLDTGILPDHPSFSDEGMPSPPAKWKGTCEFGFTGACNNKLIGARHFRNGDGTPLDFDGHGTHTAATAAGNFVRGANLFGMANGTAVGVAPLAHLAMYKVCSPSCSESDILAAMDTAIEDGVDVLSISLGGPSRPFHDDNIALGAFSAMERGIFVSCSAGNFGPSYTSLSNEAPWILTVGASTIDRKLVATAVLGNKQELNGESAFQPQDFPAEQLPLVYPGLNASDFNAQHCSISSLNDTGVKGKIVLCNIGGWTTSVQQGQAVKDAGGAAMILIDEERQGFSTSADAHVLPATNVNYEDGLKILAYINSSSSPTATIVFKGTVIGDKNSPMVASFSSRGPSISSPGILKPDILGPGVNILAAWPTSVENNTNTKNNFNVISGTSMSCPHLSGVAALIKSAHPDWSPAAIKSAMMTTADTMNLGNRPILDERHLPADVLATGAGHVNPTRANDPGLIYDIETQDYESYLCGLNYTSREIFIVLQRHLNCSSNSRVHEGQLNYPSFSIRSGSSDQTFTRTVTNVGDASSSYTVEVVSPRGINVAVSPQTLNFSELNQKLTYEITFRRSENAGTSTVSQGYIVWQSAKHSVRSPIAVYGADI; encoded by the coding sequence ATGGCTCAGATGccaattctctctctcatttgtGCACTCATTTTGCAGTTATCTTTAGTAATTGCAAATGATGTTTCTTTAGAAACTTATATAGTTCATGTTGATTTACCAGGCAGCCCAATGTTATCTGATCAATCCCAAGATTTGGAGAGCTGGTACGAGTCGTTCTTGCCGACAACTATAGCTAGCTCAATCGAGACGCCCCGGATGGTTTATTCCTACCGCAATGTGTTCCCAGGGTTCGCGGCTAAGTTAACATCTGAGGAAGTGAAGgtgatggagaagaagaaagggTTCATATCTGCAAGGCCACAACAAGTATTGCCATTGCACACGACTCATACGCCTAATTTCCTCGGTTTGCACCAAAACATGGGATTTTGGCGTGATTCAAACTATGGAAAGGGCATCATTATTGGTGTTTTAGATACTGGAATATTGCCTGATCATCCTTCGTTTAGCGACGAAGGAATGCCTTCCCCGCCTGCTAAATGGAAGGGGACGTGCGAGTTCGGCTTTACTGGTGCCTGTAACAACAAGCTCATTGGAGCAAGGCATTTCAGGAATGGAGATGGAACTCCACTCGATTTTGACGGCCATGGCACTCACACGGCTGCCACTGCAGCAGGCAACTTTGTAAGAGGTGCCAATCTGTTTGGGATGGCCAACGGCACGGCAGTTGGCGTGGCGCCTCTGGCTCACTTGGCTATGTACAAAGTCTGCTCACCTTCGTGCTCCGAGAGTGACATATTAGCTGCTATGGATACTGCCATTGAAGATGGTGTGGACGTGCTTTCCATCTCGCTTGGTGGACCATCCAGGCCATTTCACGACGACAACATTGCGCTTGGTGCATTTAGCGCGATGGAGAGAGGAATTTTCGTCAGCTGCTCTGCAGGAAACTTCGGTCCCTCTTACACATCGTTGTCAAATGAAGCCCCGTGGATCCTCACCGTTGGTGCAAGTACAATTGACAGGAAATTGGTGGCCACTGCAGTGCTGGGGAACAAGCAGGAGTTGAATGGTGAATCAGCGTTCCAGCCGCAGGATTTCCCTGCAGAGCAGCTTCCCCTAGTTTACCCCGGATTAAATGCTAGTGACTTCAATGCTCAGCATTGCAGCATATCATCGTTGAACGACACAGGTGTGAAAGGAAAAATTGTCTTGTGCAACATAGGTGGCTGGACTACATCAGTCCAACAAGGACAGGCAGTGAAAGATGCTGGTGGTGCAGCCATGATTCTCATCGACGAGGAGCGCCAGGGCTTCAGCACATCAGCAGACGCTCATGTCCTTCCCGCTACAAACGTCAACTACGAGGATGGTCTAAAAATCCTTGCCTATATAAATTCATCATCTTCTCCAACTGCAACTATCGTGTTCAAAGGAACAGTAATTGGTGATAAGAATTCTCCAATGGTAGCTTCATTTTCTTCCAGAGGCCCAAGCATCTCAAGCCCTGGAATTCTGAAGCCTGATATTTTAGGCCCTGGTGTCAACATTCTTGCAGCATGGCCTACTTCTGTCGAAAATAATACTAACACGAAAAACAATTTCAATGTCATCTCTGGTACATCCATGTCTTGCCCTCACCTCAGTGGCGTTGCAGCATTGATCAAGAGTGCACACCCCGACTGGTCTCCAGCTGCCATCAAATCAGCAATGATGACTACAGCTGATACAATGAATCTTGGAAACCGGCCGATTCTGGACGAGAGGCATTTGCCTGCTGATGTTTTAGCAACCGGTGCAGGTCATGTCAATCCCACCCGAGCAAATGATCCCGGACTCATTTATGACATCGAGACTCAAGACTATGAGTCGTATTTGTGTGGTCTGAATTACACGAGTCGGGAAATTTTCATAGTTCTGCAACGTCACCTTAACTGCTCGTCCAACTCAAGAGTTCATGAAGGACAGCTAAATTATCCTTCGTTTTCGATCAGGTCTGGATCATCTGATCAGACATTCACAAGGACAGTGACTAATGTTGGGGACGCCAGTTCGAGTTACACTGTTGAGGTTGTTTCACCACGAGGCATCAATGTGGCTGTCAGCCCACAGACACTTAATTTCTCAGAGTTGAACCAGAAATTAACATATGAAATTACATTTCGTAGATCAGAAAATGCTGGTACCAGCACTGTTTCTCAGGGATATATTGTCTGGCAATCAGCCAAGCATTCAGTTAGGAGCCCAATTGCTGTCTACGGGGCAGATATTTAA